Proteins encoded by one window of Microbulbifer salipaludis:
- a CDS encoding TonB-dependent receptor has translation MPEGKKWLRMFSLTILGAAIAAESYADYTIEEVQVTARKRAESLQEVPDSINVLSAAQIESAGIRDLKGVAALTPNLSMDDNYRPGTARISIRGMITPQVGDAPLAYVVDGVTAPSMDFINQDLHAVERIEVIKGPQGALYGKGAVGGAINIVTREPTNETEGSFVVGAGNGESVNAEGFLSGALVEDSLYYRVGAKHSDSAGFIENEVTGQMVDASKVSTVSGLLSYQLSDQGKVDLRARYSDNQAGVGYYSVVDSPDAIGDNVWSGQSSNILGGSNRELLELSGKFEWSADYGDLLFVAGYSEVDDLSFSDSDYTGMPSDFDLLFAGAQETQYGVKAYTTEVRFTAPADHAVQWQTGAYYQLREVESTLHLWDDFDGVGVRTRDSFDIPNDEFIGSNLDPDFFTEYLYSIVDSNTSDAWAIFGQAAYDLTDTLTVSAALRYDMDKRESYDWRDVEGTFAKRDFSELQPKFQLSYDLSEDVLTYVSVSRGFRSGGFNEPHPDVERVFDQEISDNFEIGFKSDFLDQKLVLNGAAFHVNTQNTQYTQFNVETFTLENLGIDRSISQGLEADFQYLVNSSLRLHGGVGMVKSEIDQYDVNPDLEGNRVPGVYRSNINLGAEYVRALQSGSELEFRVDYLRNGPIAWDLENSLEIGATNIVNVRASYIFDQSRITLFAENVTDEATISDAFVLDYGYGRQPGRPRYYGVQFGYSF, from the coding sequence ATGCCAGAAGGCAAAAAATGGCTGCGGATGTTCAGCTTGACCATTCTCGGGGCGGCCATCGCGGCCGAGAGCTACGCGGACTACACCATTGAGGAAGTTCAAGTTACCGCGCGCAAGCGTGCCGAAAGCCTGCAGGAAGTACCGGATTCCATCAACGTGCTGAGTGCTGCGCAGATCGAGTCCGCCGGCATCCGGGACTTGAAGGGCGTTGCGGCGCTGACGCCAAACCTGAGCATGGACGACAACTACCGCCCGGGTACTGCACGTATTTCCATCCGCGGCATGATCACCCCACAGGTCGGTGATGCCCCGCTCGCATACGTCGTTGATGGGGTTACTGCCCCAAGCATGGACTTCATTAACCAGGATCTACACGCGGTCGAGCGCATCGAAGTGATCAAGGGCCCTCAGGGCGCCCTGTACGGTAAGGGCGCTGTGGGTGGAGCGATCAACATCGTCACCCGGGAGCCCACCAATGAAACCGAAGGCTCATTCGTGGTGGGCGCAGGCAATGGTGAGAGCGTCAATGCCGAGGGCTTTCTGTCCGGCGCGCTGGTCGAAGACTCCCTGTATTACCGCGTGGGTGCCAAACACTCCGATAGTGCGGGGTTTATTGAAAACGAAGTGACCGGCCAGATGGTGGATGCCAGCAAAGTCTCCACCGTATCCGGCCTGCTCTCCTACCAGCTGAGCGATCAGGGCAAAGTGGACCTGCGTGCGCGCTACTCCGATAATCAGGCCGGGGTGGGTTATTACAGCGTGGTTGATTCCCCGGACGCGATCGGAGACAACGTCTGGTCCGGTCAATCCTCCAATATTCTCGGTGGTAGCAACCGCGAGCTACTGGAATTGTCCGGCAAGTTTGAATGGTCTGCAGACTACGGCGATCTGCTGTTTGTCGCGGGCTATAGTGAAGTAGACGACCTGTCTTTTTCCGACTCGGATTACACCGGAATGCCGAGTGACTTTGATCTGTTGTTCGCCGGCGCACAGGAAACCCAGTATGGCGTAAAGGCCTATACCACTGAAGTGCGTTTCACCGCGCCTGCTGATCATGCAGTGCAGTGGCAAACCGGTGCCTACTATCAATTGCGAGAAGTCGAATCCACGCTGCATCTATGGGATGACTTTGATGGTGTAGGGGTGCGCACACGGGATAGCTTCGATATTCCCAACGATGAATTTATCGGTAGTAATCTCGATCCGGATTTTTTCACCGAGTATCTGTATTCCATCGTGGATTCCAACACCAGCGATGCATGGGCCATTTTTGGTCAGGCGGCATACGACTTGACCGATACGCTGACGGTCTCCGCCGCACTGCGCTACGACATGGATAAACGGGAATCCTACGATTGGCGCGATGTAGAAGGCACCTTTGCCAAGCGCGACTTCTCCGAACTGCAGCCGAAATTCCAGCTGTCTTACGATTTGTCGGAAGACGTGCTGACCTATGTGTCTGTTTCCCGCGGCTTCCGCAGCGGCGGCTTCAATGAACCGCACCCCGATGTCGAACGCGTCTTTGATCAGGAGATTTCTGACAATTTCGAAATTGGCTTCAAATCTGATTTTCTGGATCAGAAACTCGTGCTGAACGGCGCTGCGTTTCATGTGAATACGCAAAATACCCAGTATACGCAGTTCAATGTCGAGACCTTTACCTTAGAAAACCTGGGTATCGATCGCTCTATTTCTCAGGGCCTTGAGGCGGATTTCCAGTATCTGGTGAACTCTTCTCTGCGCCTGCACGGTGGCGTTGGTATGGTGAAGTCGGAAATCGATCAATACGATGTGAATCCGGATCTCGAAGGCAATCGCGTGCCCGGTGTCTACCGCTCCAATATCAATCTTGGTGCTGAGTATGTGCGTGCACTGCAAAGTGGTTCCGAGCTGGAGTTCCGGGTGGACTACCTGCGCAATGGACCCATTGCCTGGGACCTGGAGAACAGCCTGGAAATCGGTGCTACCAATATTGTGAATGTGCGCGCGAGTTACATCTTCGATCAAAGCCGCATCACTTTGTTTGCGGAAAATGTCACCGATGAAGCGACAATTTCTGACGCATTTGTATTGGACTACGGATATGGCCGACAGCCGGGGCGTCCCCGCTACTACGGCGTGCAATTCGGATATTCCTTTTAA
- the lipA gene encoding lipoyl synthase, whose product MSERFDADQPEIIATTVDPSDAPKPEITPVKRTRRLQQGEKLRDGDKVERIPVKVIASDQTLRKPDWIRVKVPSVKASKEVDRIKSILRSQKLATVCEEASCPNLGECFSGGTATFMIMGEICTRRCPFCDVGHGKPNPLDPEEPKQLAEAIAAMSLRYVVITSVDRDDLRDGGAQHFADCIQQSRALSPNLQVEILTPDFRGRMDIALDILEAEAPDVFNHNLETVPRLYRESRPGANYKWSLKLLQEYKKRRPDVLTKSGLMVGLGETKEEIFEVLDDMRAHDIDMLTIGQYLQPSKEHLPVQRYVHPDEFEEYRVYAEKIGFKHAACGPMVRSSYHADKQAHGEEVK is encoded by the coding sequence ATGTCTGAACGATTTGACGCCGACCAGCCCGAAATTATCGCAACCACGGTTGACCCGAGTGATGCGCCCAAACCGGAAATTACCCCGGTCAAGCGCACCCGCCGCCTGCAGCAGGGCGAGAAACTGCGCGATGGCGACAAGGTAGAGCGTATCCCGGTAAAGGTGATCGCCAGCGACCAGACCCTGCGCAAGCCGGACTGGATTCGGGTAAAGGTCCCTTCGGTCAAGGCATCCAAGGAAGTGGACCGGATCAAGAGCATCTTGCGTTCACAGAAACTCGCCACCGTGTGTGAAGAGGCCAGTTGCCCGAACCTGGGAGAATGCTTCAGTGGCGGCACCGCGACCTTCATGATCATGGGTGAGATCTGTACCCGTCGCTGCCCCTTCTGCGATGTGGGCCACGGCAAGCCGAACCCGCTGGATCCTGAGGAGCCCAAACAGCTGGCGGAAGCCATCGCCGCCATGAGTCTGCGCTACGTGGTGATCACTTCCGTGGATCGCGACGACCTGCGCGACGGCGGCGCCCAGCACTTTGCCGACTGCATCCAGCAGTCCCGCGCACTGTCCCCGAACCTGCAGGTGGAAATCCTGACCCCGGACTTCCGTGGCCGCATGGACATTGCCCTGGATATTCTCGAGGCGGAAGCCCCGGATGTGTTCAATCACAACCTGGAAACCGTGCCGCGCCTGTACCGCGAATCCCGCCCCGGCGCCAACTACAAGTGGTCGTTGAAACTGCTGCAGGAATACAAGAAGCGCCGTCCGGACGTACTCACCAAATCTGGCCTCATGGTGGGCCTGGGTGAGACCAAAGAAGAGATTTTCGAAGTGCTGGACGATATGCGCGCGCACGACATCGACATGCTCACCATCGGCCAGTACCTGCAGCCGAGCAAGGAGCACCTGCCGGTGCAGCGTTACGTGCACCCGGATGAGTTCGAAGAGTACCGCGTGTATGCGGAAAAAATCGGCTTCAAGCACGCCGCTTGTGGACCGATGGTGCGCTCTTCTTACCACGCCGACAAGCAGGCCCACGGCGAAGAAGTTAAGTAG
- the lipB gene encoding lipoyl(octanoyl) transferase LipB: MAAPESAVCKPVICNLGRRDYETVWRAMAHYTDHRGADAVDQIWCVEHPPVFTQGQAGKAEHLLNTGDIPVVQVDRGGQVTYHGPGQLVVYPLLDLRRGKIGVRDLVTALEEATVAMLAEYGIAAAPRADAPGVYLTDGPRAGNKIASIGLRVRRGCSFHGIAINIDMDLGPFLRINPCGYAGMQMVQMAEVIQPAPEWASVAERFVAALQRKLHLPEAAWQPVDEQLFDEKLFAAPGTEQGTEPGMSNV; the protein is encoded by the coding sequence ATGGCTGCCCCGGAGTCGGCTGTGTGCAAGCCGGTTATTTGTAATCTGGGTCGTCGTGACTACGAAACCGTGTGGCGCGCCATGGCCCATTACACCGACCACCGCGGCGCAGACGCCGTGGATCAGATCTGGTGTGTCGAGCACCCCCCGGTATTCACCCAGGGGCAGGCGGGCAAAGCCGAGCACCTGCTGAACACCGGCGATATCCCGGTGGTGCAGGTGGATCGCGGCGGACAGGTGACCTATCACGGCCCCGGTCAGCTGGTGGTCTACCCGCTGCTGGACCTGCGCCGTGGCAAGATCGGCGTACGCGATCTGGTCACTGCACTGGAGGAGGCTACCGTGGCCATGCTGGCGGAATACGGTATTGCCGCCGCACCGCGCGCCGATGCGCCGGGGGTGTACCTTACCGACGGCCCGCGCGCGGGCAACAAAATCGCCTCCATCGGCCTGCGGGTACGCCGGGGCTGCAGCTTCCACGGTATTGCCATCAATATCGACATGGACCTGGGGCCCTTCCTGCGTATCAACCCCTGCGGCTATGCGGGTATGCAGATGGTGCAGATGGCGGAGGTGATCCAGCCGGCCCCCGAATGGGCGTCCGTGGCGGAACGTTTTGTCGCGGCCCTGCAGCGCAAGCTGCACTTGCCGGAGGCCGCTTGGCAGCCGGTGGATGAGCAGTTATTTGACGAAAAGTTATTTGCGGCACCCGGCACCGAGCAGGGCACCGAACCAGGAATGAGCAATGTCTGA
- a CDS encoding sugar MFS transporter, translating into MSGAKSTHGSKGQGGVQENHRFALTALTILFFMWGFITCLNDILVPHLKAVFDLSYTQAMLVQFAFFGAYFTISLPAGALVRRIGFKYGIVCGLLLAALGCLLFYPAAEVQTYPLFLGALFVLASGVTLLQVSANPYVTALGDPATASSRLTLTQGFNALGTTLAPFFGGALILSTAVTALPDPSHSAKSVQLPYLILAGTLVLLAVTFYLLKLPRVLPEYTGKVVGEKSLWSHRHLVLGALGIFLYVGAEVAIGSFMVNFLGLPEVMGMEEAQAANYIAIYWAGAMVGRFIGAFVMRVVPPGTVLAVNGVAAIVLILVAMFTNGVVAMWSLLLVGLCNSIMFPTIFSLALEGMGVQSGQASGLLCLAIVGGHWYRCFKACSLTR; encoded by the coding sequence GTGTCAGGAGCGAAGTCGACACACGGCAGTAAGGGCCAAGGTGGCGTACAGGAGAATCACCGGTTTGCTCTGACCGCACTGACCATCCTGTTTTTCATGTGGGGCTTTATCACCTGCCTCAATGACATCCTGGTGCCGCACCTCAAGGCGGTATTTGACCTCAGCTACACCCAGGCCATGCTGGTGCAGTTCGCCTTCTTCGGCGCCTACTTTACGATTTCGCTACCCGCTGGTGCCTTGGTGCGCCGAATTGGCTTTAAGTACGGTATTGTGTGCGGGCTACTACTAGCAGCGCTCGGTTGTTTGCTGTTTTATCCCGCTGCAGAGGTACAAACCTATCCGCTGTTTTTGGGTGCGCTGTTTGTATTGGCATCCGGTGTCACCCTGTTGCAGGTCTCTGCTAACCCCTATGTCACTGCTTTGGGGGATCCTGCCACGGCGTCCAGTCGCTTGACCTTGACTCAGGGCTTCAATGCCTTGGGTACTACCTTGGCACCATTTTTTGGTGGTGCACTCATCCTTTCGACCGCGGTAACGGCGCTGCCCGATCCAAGCCATTCCGCGAAGTCGGTCCAGCTCCCCTACCTGATTCTTGCGGGCACGCTCGTATTACTTGCGGTGACCTTCTACCTACTGAAATTACCGCGTGTTTTGCCGGAGTACACCGGCAAGGTAGTGGGGGAAAAGTCCCTCTGGTCACATCGGCATCTGGTACTCGGGGCTCTGGGGATATTTCTGTATGTTGGCGCGGAAGTGGCCATTGGCAGTTTTATGGTCAACTTCCTAGGCTTGCCGGAAGTCATGGGGATGGAGGAGGCACAGGCGGCAAATTACATCGCGATTTACTGGGCCGGTGCCATGGTGGGGCGGTTTATTGGTGCTTTCGTGATGCGGGTGGTACCACCGGGAACGGTGCTAGCGGTAAATGGGGTCGCTGCGATTGTGCTGATATTAGTGGCAATGTTCACCAATGGGGTCGTCGCCATGTGGTCTTTGTTGCTGGTGGGGCTGTGCAACTCGATCATGTTCCCGACGATTTTTAGTCTGGCGCTGGAGGGGATGGGGGTTCAATCTGGCCAGGCATCTGGACTGCTGTGTCTGGCCATTGTTGGGGGGCACTGGTACCGCTGCTTCAAGGCGTGCTCGCTGACGCGATAG
- a CDS encoding DUF917 domain-containing protein: MRVLKRPDLEDILYGCAILGTGGGGELDEGFELIDEALAQGKEFVLADPSEIPDEAMICTPYMLGAISELPAGEEDKYARLPTGEVRPILAAYQRMEAYKGTKFSGTVACELGGSNTAMAFYVAAMTGGYIVDGDPAGRAVPEITHSTYYLNDLPAAPIVTANAFGECMVIENVIDDLRAEEIVRALSMASGNDIAAVDHALCMQELRGALIGGTITKALELGRTWRVTKADGGDIAANIAAQGSGEVVFRGAISTCDWKTAEGFTLGNISISGEGDYAGSDYAIWLKNENMIGWRNGEVHATIPDLICLLDMETGEPVTNPNYRVGQQVAVVVLPAPNAFLSEKGLEIFGPKYLGYSFEYRSALV, encoded by the coding sequence ATGCGAGTACTGAAAAGACCGGATCTGGAAGACATTCTGTATGGATGTGCGATCCTCGGAACCGGCGGGGGCGGCGAATTGGATGAGGGCTTTGAACTCATCGATGAAGCGCTGGCGCAGGGCAAGGAGTTTGTGCTCGCAGACCCGTCGGAAATTCCCGACGAGGCGATGATTTGTACCCCCTATATGCTCGGTGCTATCTCAGAGCTGCCGGCAGGAGAGGAGGATAAGTACGCACGCTTACCCACCGGTGAAGTGCGCCCCATTCTTGCAGCTTATCAGCGTATGGAGGCTTACAAGGGAACCAAGTTCAGCGGCACCGTCGCCTGTGAACTGGGTGGGTCAAACACGGCAATGGCGTTTTACGTTGCCGCGATGACCGGTGGCTACATCGTCGATGGTGATCCGGCCGGTCGCGCCGTCCCGGAAATTACGCATTCCACGTATTATCTGAACGACCTGCCCGCGGCACCCATAGTGACTGCCAATGCATTTGGTGAATGCATGGTTATCGAAAACGTGATCGATGACCTTCGCGCAGAAGAAATTGTCCGAGCGCTCTCCATGGCGAGCGGCAATGATATTGCTGCGGTCGATCACGCCCTGTGTATGCAGGAACTGCGCGGCGCTCTGATCGGCGGCACCATCACCAAAGCACTGGAGCTTGGCAGAACCTGGCGCGTCACCAAGGCGGACGGCGGCGACATTGCAGCGAATATTGCGGCGCAAGGTAGCGGCGAAGTGGTGTTCCGTGGAGCTATCTCCACGTGCGACTGGAAGACCGCTGAGGGTTTCACGCTTGGCAATATCTCTATTTCCGGGGAAGGGGATTACGCGGGCTCGGATTACGCAATTTGGCTCAAGAATGAGAATATGATTGGGTGGCGCAACGGTGAAGTGCACGCCACCATACCGGACCTGATTTGTCTGCTGGATATGGAAACCGGTGAGCCGGTAACCAACCCCAACTATCGCGTAGGCCAGCAAGTGGCAGTGGTAGTTCTTCCCGCACCCAATGCATTCTTGAGTGAGAAAGGGTTGGAAATTTTTGGGCCGAAGTACTTGGGCTATTCGTTCGAATACCGTAGTGCTTTGGTGTGA
- a CDS encoding DUF1540 domain-containing protein has translation MIIATDMPEVSSCAASECAYNTDSACHARAITIGDGEHPDCDTYFSNSHHTKRQRNAGVGACKVAGCSHNIDFECSADKIELGYSGDTVNCLTYAH, from the coding sequence ATGATCATTGCCACCGATATGCCCGAAGTGTCCAGCTGCGCCGCCAGCGAGTGCGCCTACAATACCGATTCCGCCTGCCACGCACGCGCCATCACCATCGGCGATGGCGAGCACCCGGATTGCGACACCTATTTCAGCAACAGCCACCACACCAAGCGTCAACGCAATGCCGGCGTCGGCGCCTGCAAGGTTGCGGGTTGCAGCCACAACATCGATTTTGAATGCAGCGCGGACAAGATTGAACTTGGCTATAGCGGCGATACGGTTAACTGTCTGACATACGCGCACTAG
- a CDS encoding PKD domain-containing protein: MLSVVLTACGGGGGGGTDSSPSGGATPQNQAPTVSIAGVSAVDEGNEIVLTANASDSDGSIASYAWAVSSTEAIDLTSVTEAETSFVAPSVTEDKTVDVTVTVTDDDGATASATITVKIVDFKPDFSISYESSVTAGGGYYAYIQSDLEINDYEINQKSFPAVSEVQYKDPDEFNRIVYFLEHSESSYTLAIDVSVQFKGHEEWFTKTISVEVASSVGVERIQLNAGGSHTVPFDEFQEANIHLPFEMPFAEISISEAGLVLSAANFYSSELNSSFYLQGTLNDGRPFKTVYQVTTVVGGEAVTASGRVLYEDVEPGSVSTVPVIAGSIVVRDSSDLIVSSSSISDDGSYQVDIPKGIAVDINYEPMFYKNGALIRVADNTDTNFLNTVEEVGLHISQNYADRFWSLQAVKPPTYRFAIVSSEVFDVNTPLSDLVLDSGYDAGVYDPVRESAAANIISNVRRALHWVDDGDLLGWVDLDVYWSPTALDSSYAWYQGGLDTSQAYASCRRNCAGYNSARIEIEPVYHEFDDWTITHELGHYVMGSISQNDSSGGERSIADYLNPMTAYSEGYADWFAEIALDNSFDSQTPEEPYVGWFNEIAVQNSLNELFNAVGKDVAKFHQAMIDSADSPEFKTIFTFIDSLHTLDPGAVEGKLGALSQWGINSIEPDGRDEIYAIPNHLKMDPEAQDVYLPVHQRIHLGELSEACVDSRNAGSRNRLGASHLGLIELESDGLYSITQEGEGLNPSILMTDAYMNSRSLSPVNGQLWLPKGEYKILASDYDIYWGSKIGIQCFTYQVNRH; encoded by the coding sequence ATGTTGAGCGTTGTTCTAACGGCTTGTGGCGGTGGCGGTGGTGGTGGGACGGATTCCTCCCCTAGCGGAGGGGCCACACCTCAGAATCAAGCGCCTACGGTTTCCATTGCCGGAGTATCTGCGGTCGACGAAGGAAATGAGATTGTCTTAACCGCCAACGCATCGGATAGCGATGGTTCAATTGCCAGTTATGCCTGGGCGGTCTCTTCTACCGAAGCTATTGATTTGACTTCAGTGACCGAAGCAGAAACTTCCTTTGTTGCGCCCTCTGTTACCGAAGACAAAACCGTAGATGTCACGGTTACAGTGACCGATGATGACGGTGCTACGGCCTCTGCAACGATTACGGTCAAGATTGTTGATTTCAAGCCTGACTTCTCCATCTCTTACGAATCGAGCGTTACTGCCGGGGGCGGGTATTACGCTTATATTCAGTCTGATTTGGAGATTAATGACTATGAAATTAATCAGAAGTCTTTTCCGGCTGTTTCAGAAGTGCAGTATAAAGACCCTGATGAATTCAACCGTATAGTGTACTTTTTAGAACATAGTGAAAGCAGTTATACCTTGGCGATAGATGTGAGTGTCCAGTTTAAGGGGCATGAAGAATGGTTTACTAAGACGATTTCTGTTGAGGTTGCTTCGTCAGTAGGTGTTGAACGTATCCAGCTCAACGCTGGAGGTTCTCATACGGTTCCCTTCGATGAGTTTCAAGAAGCAAATATACATTTGCCTTTTGAGATGCCGTTTGCTGAAATTTCAATTTCAGAAGCAGGTCTGGTACTGAGTGCTGCAAATTTCTACTCTAGTGAACTCAATTCAAGCTTTTATCTACAGGGTACATTGAATGATGGCCGACCTTTCAAGACGGTCTACCAGGTAACGACTGTGGTCGGAGGTGAGGCTGTTACGGCTTCGGGAAGGGTGCTTTATGAAGATGTCGAACCCGGTAGTGTTTCAACGGTTCCAGTAATTGCTGGAAGCATTGTAGTTCGTGATAGTAGTGATTTAATCGTATCTTCAAGCTCAATTTCTGATGATGGTAGCTATCAAGTAGATATCCCGAAAGGGATTGCAGTAGATATTAATTATGAGCCGATGTTTTACAAGAACGGGGCTCTGATCCGTGTCGCTGATAATACTGATACCAACTTCCTCAATACGGTAGAAGAGGTTGGCCTGCATATTAGCCAAAATTATGCTGATCGATTTTGGTCGCTTCAAGCAGTTAAGCCGCCAACCTATCGCTTTGCCATTGTGTCGTCAGAAGTCTTTGACGTGAATACACCCTTGTCTGATTTGGTTTTAGATAGTGGCTATGACGCGGGAGTTTATGACCCTGTGCGCGAGTCTGCGGCTGCAAATATCATCAGTAATGTCCGTCGGGCACTTCATTGGGTAGATGACGGCGATCTTCTTGGCTGGGTCGACCTGGATGTTTATTGGTCCCCTACAGCCCTGGATAGTAGTTATGCCTGGTATCAGGGTGGATTGGATACCAGTCAGGCCTATGCCAGCTGTCGAAGGAATTGTGCGGGATATAACAGTGCGAGAATCGAGATCGAGCCCGTCTACCATGAGTTTGATGACTGGACGATTACTCACGAGCTCGGTCACTACGTGATGGGTAGTATTTCGCAAAATGATAGCAGTGGCGGGGAGCGAAGCATTGCGGATTATTTAAACCCAATGACAGCTTACTCGGAGGGCTATGCGGATTGGTTTGCCGAAATTGCGCTGGATAACTCCTTTGACAGCCAGACACCGGAAGAGCCCTATGTCGGTTGGTTTAACGAAATAGCCGTTCAAAATTCGCTGAATGAGCTGTTCAATGCGGTTGGTAAGGATGTGGCAAAGTTCCATCAGGCAATGATAGATAGTGCCGATTCGCCAGAGTTTAAAACGATTTTCACATTTATTGACTCACTGCATACGCTTGACCCAGGTGCTGTCGAAGGCAAGCTGGGTGCGCTTTCTCAGTGGGGCATAAATTCCATCGAGCCAGATGGCCGCGACGAAATTTATGCGATTCCTAATCACCTCAAAATGGATCCCGAGGCACAAGATGTATATTTGCCAGTGCATCAGCGCATCCACTTGGGCGAGCTCAGTGAGGCCTGCGTTGACTCAAGAAATGCGGGTTCACGAAACCGATTGGGTGCATCTCATTTGGGGTTGATTGAGCTGGAAAGTGATGGCCTTTACTCGATCACTCAAGAAGGTGAGGGCCTGAACCCGTCGATACTCATGACGGACGCCTATATGAATTCGCGGTCTCTATCGCCTGTGAATGGGCAGCTTTGGTTGCCAAAGGGTGAGTATAAAATCCTTGCAAGTGATTATGATATTTACTGGGGGAGCAAGATAGGAATTCAGTGTTTTACCTATCAAGTGAATAGGCATTAA
- a CDS encoding Lrp/AsnC family transcriptional regulator: MDKSDFKFDRVSKRIIQELQKNARISNRDLAEKVNLSPSACLKRTKKLEEQGYIRHYTVELDLNRVCTSVMAMAQLAIGDNRGRAAEVNIEAAIRKLPQAVECFKTSGEYHYLVHFICRDLEEYNDISNRLLEQDLGISRITSNFVLSTPKPFQSYPLGELEWLNDMDERSS; the protein is encoded by the coding sequence ATGGATAAGTCGGATTTCAAGTTTGATCGCGTGAGCAAACGGATCATTCAGGAGCTCCAGAAAAATGCGCGTATCAGTAACCGGGATCTGGCGGAAAAGGTCAACCTTTCACCGAGCGCTTGCCTGAAGCGCACCAAAAAGTTGGAAGAGCAGGGGTATATCCGGCACTACACCGTTGAGCTGGATCTTAACCGTGTCTGTACCAGTGTGATGGCCATGGCGCAATTGGCTATCGGCGACAACCGCGGGCGCGCGGCGGAAGTGAATATTGAAGCCGCTATTCGCAAGCTCCCGCAGGCGGTCGAGTGTTTTAAAACCAGTGGCGAGTATCACTATCTCGTACACTTTATTTGCCGCGATCTCGAAGAGTACAACGATATCAGTAATCGCCTGCTGGAACAGGACCTGGGTATCTCCAGGATTACCAGTAACTTCGTCCTCTCCACGCCCAAGCCATTTCAGTCCTATCCCCTCGGCGAACTGGAGTGGTTAAACGATATGGACGAGCGCAGTAGTTAG
- a CDS encoding purine-cytosine permease family protein produces the protein MHNQPNNDLEQLLQDYATEPVPAHISVSGGKISEVNSALAFSLPGVMTGVVVVAEAGMATALWAFLLGGLALSLVGFATGIVGVRKRVSSYMLIRDSFGSRGANIVNLCIALSMFGWFGVNIVLFSSAMEYLLADISDITLRHWLAPVCGGALMTASAIFGFKSIQKLAAIIVPIQLLVLCVLLYKLVDQANFTDILSASGTASMGLGEAVSAVVGSFIVSALVMPDLTRYGRSTKDAAIASFLPFLGSATLVYCISAAAAVWLSETDVLAMLQAAGLGILALAFVIFSSTITNAVNLYGCGLSIAAIMPHFKEWQIVIFSGIAGTAVAFAGISDHFIDFIFSLGIIFMPIGAIYTAHYILEVKSERLNKPKRPQDVSSTTFSWPAMLAWLSGMGVAFLTSQEKMLLTQIPAFDALIASALTYVVLIKIGEVAKRRGRR, from the coding sequence ATGCACAATCAACCCAACAACGACCTGGAGCAATTGCTTCAGGATTACGCGACCGAGCCGGTTCCTGCGCATATCAGCGTCAGTGGGGGCAAGATCTCCGAGGTAAACTCTGCCCTCGCCTTCTCCCTGCCCGGTGTCATGACCGGGGTTGTGGTGGTGGCAGAGGCGGGTATGGCGACCGCACTGTGGGCATTCTTACTGGGCGGCCTTGCGCTGTCTCTGGTGGGCTTCGCCACAGGAATTGTGGGGGTTCGCAAACGTGTCAGCTCCTACATGCTGATCAGAGATTCGTTCGGCAGCCGCGGCGCGAATATCGTAAATTTATGTATTGCCCTGTCCATGTTTGGCTGGTTCGGGGTGAACATCGTGCTGTTCAGTTCCGCCATGGAATACCTGCTGGCAGACATTAGCGATATCACCCTGCGCCACTGGCTGGCCCCGGTATGCGGGGGTGCGCTGATGACCGCATCGGCCATCTTCGGTTTCAAGTCGATTCAGAAACTCGCCGCCATCATTGTGCCCATACAGCTGCTGGTGCTGTGTGTGTTGCTGTACAAGCTGGTGGATCAAGCCAATTTTACGGACATTCTCTCTGCCAGCGGCACAGCCAGTATGGGGCTCGGTGAAGCAGTTTCCGCAGTAGTGGGCAGTTTTATCGTTTCCGCACTGGTGATGCCGGACCTGACCCGTTACGGCAGGTCCACCAAGGATGCTGCGATCGCTTCCTTCCTGCCATTTTTAGGCAGTGCCACACTGGTGTACTGCATCAGTGCTGCGGCTGCGGTGTGGCTATCGGAGACCGACGTGCTCGCCATGCTACAGGCAGCCGGCCTTGGCATTTTGGCACTGGCATTTGTGATCTTTTCCAGCACGATTACCAATGCGGTAAATCTGTATGGCTGTGGGCTGAGTATTGCTGCGATTATGCCGCACTTTAAAGAGTGGCAGATCGTGATCTTTTCCGGCATTGCCGGAACCGCCGTCGCCTTTGCCGGGATTTCCGATCACTTTATCGATTTTATTTTTTCGCTCGGGATCATCTTTATGCCGATCGGTGCGATCTATACCGCACACTATATTCTGGAAGTGAAAAGTGAGCGATTAAATAAGCCAAAGCGGCCACAAGATGTGAGTTCGACGACGTTTTCCTGGCCGGCAATGCTGGCATGGCTATCCGGTATGGGTGTGGCGTTCCTCACCAGCCAGGAAAAGATGTTACTTACACAGATCCCCGCATTCGATGCACTCATTGCATCGGCGCTGACTTATGTCGTACTGATAAAAATCGGTGAGGTAGCGAAGAGGAGAGGTCGGCGCTAA